From Lonchura striata isolate bLonStr1 chromosome 3, bLonStr1.mat, whole genome shotgun sequence, one genomic window encodes:
- the FEZ2 gene encoding fasciculation and elongation protein zeta-2 isoform X2 codes for MAAAAASSQRDPGDWQDFSGFQPSAGSGLEPACDKGGWGVGDLGAKLSLCFEPPQARVGGGESRVALRPLTEQSALQDDEIWNALTDNYGNVMPVDWKSSHTRALHLSTLNLSEKGVNDNLNLDLSDDEELREQLDMHSIIVSCINEEPLFTAEQVIEEIEEMMQESPDPEDDETPTQSDRLSILSQEIQTLKRSSTNNSYEERVKRLSVAELNEMLEEIETAIKDYSEELVQQLALRDELEFEKEVKNSFISVLIEVQNKQREHKETAKKKKKLKNGSPQNGKERGHMPGTYLTTVIPYEKKNGPPSVEDLQTLTKILHAMKEDSEKVPSLLTDYILKVLCPT; via the exons atggcggcggcagcggcgtcCTCGCAGCGAGACCCGGGCGATTGGCAGGACTTCTCGGGATTCCAGCCCTCTGCGGGGAGCGGCCTCGAGCCTGCTTGCGACAAGGGCGGCTGGGGCGTCGGGGATCTCGGGGCGAAGTTGTCCCTGTGCTTCGAACCCCCGCAGGCCCGGGTTGGCGGCGGCGAGAGCCGCGTCGCGCTGCGGCCGCTGACGGAGCAGAGCGCGCTGCAGGACGACGA gatttGGAATGCCTTGACTGATAATTATGGTAATGTGATGCCAGTTGACTGGAAGTCTTCCCATACTAGAGCTTTGCACTTGTCAACACTGAATCTTTCAGAAAAAGGG GTAAATGACAACTTGAACCTTGACCTGTCAGATGATGAAGAGCTGAGAGAACAGCTGGATATGCATTCTATCATTGTTTCCTGCATCAATGAAGAGCCACTCTTCACAGCAGAGCAG gtGATTGAAGAAATAGAGGAAATGATGCAGGAATCTCCTGATCCAGAAGATGATGAAACACCCACCCAATCAGATCGGCTCTCTAtactttcccaggaaattcagaCCCTCAAGAGATCCAGTACAAACAACAGCTATGAAGAGA GAGTCAAAAGATTGTCTGTTGCTGAATTAAATGAAATGCTAGAGGAAATTGAAACTGCTATTAAGGATTATTCTGAGGAACTGGTACAACAGCTGGCTCTACGAGATGAGCTGGAGTTTGAAAAGGAAGTGAAAAACAGCTTCATTTCTGTCCTTATTGAAGTACAAAACAAACAGCGAGAGCACAAAGAaacagcaaagaagaaaaagaagctgaaaaatgGTAGTCCTCAAAATGGCAAAGAAAGAGGTCATATGCCTGGAACA TACTTAACAACCGTCATTCCTtatgagaagaaaaatggacCACCATCTGTTGAAGATCTTCAAACATTAACCAAAA TTCTGCATGCCATGAAAGAGGATAGCGAGAAAGTGCCAAGCTTGTTAACAGACTATATTTTAAAGG
- the FEZ2 gene encoding fasciculation and elongation protein zeta-2 isoform X1: MAAAAASSQRDPGDWQDFSGFQPSAGSGLEPACDKGGWGVGDLGAKLSLCFEPPQARVGGGESRVALRPLTEQSALQDDEIWNALTDNYGNVMPVDWKSSHTRALHLSTLNLSEKGVNDNLNLDLSDDEELREQLDMHSIIVSCINEEPLFTAEQVIEEIEEMMQESPDPEDDETPTQSDRLSILSQEIQTLKRSSTNNSYEERVKRLSVAELNEMLEEIETAIKDYSEELVQQLALRDELEFEKEVKNSFISVLIEVQNKQREHKETAKKKKKLKNGSPQNGKERGHMPGTRFSMEGISNVIQNGFRHTFGNSSGEKQYLTTVIPYEKKNGPPSVEDLQTLTKILHAMKEDSEKVPSLLTDYILKVLCPT; encoded by the exons atggcggcggcagcggcgtcCTCGCAGCGAGACCCGGGCGATTGGCAGGACTTCTCGGGATTCCAGCCCTCTGCGGGGAGCGGCCTCGAGCCTGCTTGCGACAAGGGCGGCTGGGGCGTCGGGGATCTCGGGGCGAAGTTGTCCCTGTGCTTCGAACCCCCGCAGGCCCGGGTTGGCGGCGGCGAGAGCCGCGTCGCGCTGCGGCCGCTGACGGAGCAGAGCGCGCTGCAGGACGACGA gatttGGAATGCCTTGACTGATAATTATGGTAATGTGATGCCAGTTGACTGGAAGTCTTCCCATACTAGAGCTTTGCACTTGTCAACACTGAATCTTTCAGAAAAAGGG GTAAATGACAACTTGAACCTTGACCTGTCAGATGATGAAGAGCTGAGAGAACAGCTGGATATGCATTCTATCATTGTTTCCTGCATCAATGAAGAGCCACTCTTCACAGCAGAGCAG gtGATTGAAGAAATAGAGGAAATGATGCAGGAATCTCCTGATCCAGAAGATGATGAAACACCCACCCAATCAGATCGGCTCTCTAtactttcccaggaaattcagaCCCTCAAGAGATCCAGTACAAACAACAGCTATGAAGAGA GAGTCAAAAGATTGTCTGTTGCTGAATTAAATGAAATGCTAGAGGAAATTGAAACTGCTATTAAGGATTATTCTGAGGAACTGGTACAACAGCTGGCTCTACGAGATGAGCTGGAGTTTGAAAAGGAAGTGAAAAACAGCTTCATTTCTGTCCTTATTGAAGTACAAAACAAACAGCGAGAGCACAAAGAaacagcaaagaagaaaaagaagctgaaaaatgGTAGTCCTCAAAATGGCAAAGAAAGAGGTCATATGCCTGGAACA CGCTTCAGCATGGAAGGGATCTCAAATGTCATACAGAATGGCTTCCGCCACACGTTTGGAAACTCGAGTGGAGAGAAACAG TACTTAACAACCGTCATTCCTtatgagaagaaaaatggacCACCATCTGTTGAAGATCTTCAAACATTAACCAAAA TTCTGCATGCCATGAAAGAGGATAGCGAGAAAGTGCCAAGCTTGTTAACAGACTATATTTTAAAGG